DNA from Vibrio marisflavi CECT 7928:
CTCCAACCCCCCGCATTTGGCCAGCAACATAGGTAAATGAAACAAATATCGCGCAGAATACGGCTACCATCCGAGCGGTTTTCGAGTAATACCGTTCGCCGATAAAGTCAGGCACAGTAAACTGACCAAATTTACGTAGGTATGGCGCTAGGCAAAGCGCTAGCAATACGTAGCCGCCGGTCCAACCCATCAGGTACACTGCACCGTCGTAGCCGATGAAAGCGATAATACCTGCCATGGAAATAAATGATGCCGCTGACATCCAATCCGCAGCGGTTGCCATACCATTTGCAACGGGATGAACGCCACCGCCCGCTACATAAAACTCACTCGTCGACCCAGCCCGAGCCCAAATCGCGATACCGATATATAACGCAAAGGTGATGCCGACGAGAATAAATGTCCAAGTTTGAATATCCATATTTAGTCTCTCTTATTTAGTCTTCGTGCACGTTATATTTTCTGTCTAACGCGTTCATGCGCCACACATAAACAAAGATCAAAACAACGAAAGTAAATATGGAACCTTGCTGAGCGAACCAAAATCCGAGTTTAAAACCACCAAGTCGAATATTGTTTAGTGCGTCAACGAACAAAATTCCAGCGCCGTAGGAAACAGCAAACCAGATGACTAATAGTATCGTCATTAGAGTTAAATTCTCTTTCCAGTAGGCCTTAGCTTGCTCTGTAGACTCGAAAGCCATGGTTTTCTCCTTGTGTGTTATTGGAGTGTTATCACAATGTTAGTTTTGTAAGGTATTGGGGAAAAGGCAAGCTGGTGGTGAGACTTTCATTGGAAAAATTCAAACAAAAAGCGCCACTTAGAAGTGGCGCTTATAAAAAAAGTTTGAATAACAAAAAGATAGGGCTTTGAGTCTATTTCTCGGCTAGAAATAGAAGTCTTTGATGCCTAACAATAAATTATTCAGAGCTACTGCCGCTAATATGAGTCCCATTACTCGACTGATAACAGCAGCGCCGACATTACCAATCACTTTTTGAATGGTGGTCGCACTAAATAGTAGTAATAGAGTAATCACCATAACCGATAACGTTACGCCTGCTGTGATCGCTTGATCTGCGATTGAGTAGCGATGGTTATCTGTTAGTAATACGATTGCCATCATAGCGCCTGGAGAGGCGATAGAAGGAATTGCTAAAGGGTAGACTGCTAAGTTTGCCAGCTCAGAGTGGCTGATTTCTTCAGATATTTTTTGCTCTATTTCAGGTTTGCTCTCGCCAAAAATCATAGTTAAAGCAAACAGGAGCAATACCAAACCGCCAGCAGCTTGAAAGGCAGGCAAAGGAATTTGCATTGCTTCTAGCAACATTTGACCCACCAACAAGAAGAAGAGCAAAACAACAGTTGCGATAGCGACAGCTTTG
Protein-coding regions in this window:
- a CDS encoding DUF4212 domain-containing protein, whose translation is MAFESTEQAKAYWKENLTLMTILLVIWFAVSYGAGILFVDALNNIRLGGFKLGFWFAQQGSIFTFVVLIFVYVWRMNALDRKYNVHED
- a CDS encoding MarC family protein gives rise to the protein MLDNLITQFVLLWAVIDPIGSVPVYMSQTHHLELKQRRLVALKAVAIATVVLLFFLLVGQMLLEAMQIPLPAFQAAGGLVLLLFALTMIFGESKPEIEQKISEEISHSELANLAVYPLAIPSIASPGAMMAIVLLTDNHRYSIADQAITAGVTLSVMVITLLLLFSATTIQKVIGNVGAAVISRVMGLILAAVALNNLLLGIKDFYF